A single window of Streptomyces xanthii DNA harbors:
- a CDS encoding ABC transporter substrate-binding protein, giving the protein MTTQRTSGRRKQAVAAAAAVAALLTTAACGGGSDNGNGGSKNGAAGYDAANNKVAQASAAKKGGTLKFGSAQDADSWDTTRGYYGFMWNFSRYYSRQLVTNKTEPGKAGAEVTPDLATGLAKVSDDGKTYEYTLRDGLTWEDGKPITSQDIKYGIERVWAQDVLSGGPVYLKDVLDPKGEYKGPYKDKAKDKLGLKAIETPDEKTIIFKLPEANSDFEEMLALTSASPVRQDKDTKAKYGLHPFSSGPYKFESYSPGKNLTLVRNDKWKQSSDPIRKAYPNKITIQFFSDANQLDQRLLNGDLDLDANQTGMSPQGRTTALKQHKGNLDNPVSGYVRYAAFPQSVKPFDNIHCRKAVIIGADHESLQTARGGPLAGGDIGTNMLPPSVAGAEGQKYDPYNAAGADKKGNVAKAKEELKACGKPNGFSTTIAVRNNKPVEVATAQSLQASLKKIGIKTEIDQYDGSQSSSVIGSPSNVKKKNYGIIIMGWGPDFPTVQGYGMPLWDSKYILSSGNNNYALIKDKSIDGLFDKYVKTLDDAEKAKISTEINHKVMEGGYYLPFVFEKFINFRSSRLANVYTSDGYSGMYDFVNLGLKSGN; this is encoded by the coding sequence GTGACTACCCAACGCACCTCAGGGCGGCGCAAGCAGGCTGTAGCCGCTGCCGCCGCGGTCGCGGCGCTGCTGACCACGGCGGCGTGCGGCGGCGGCTCCGACAACGGCAACGGCGGCTCGAAGAACGGCGCTGCCGGCTACGACGCGGCCAACAACAAGGTCGCCCAGGCCTCCGCCGCCAAGAAGGGCGGCACGCTGAAGTTCGGCAGCGCCCAGGACGCCGACTCGTGGGACACCACGCGCGGCTACTACGGCTTCATGTGGAACTTCTCGCGCTACTACAGCCGTCAGCTCGTCACCAACAAGACCGAGCCGGGCAAGGCGGGCGCCGAGGTCACCCCCGACCTCGCCACCGGTCTCGCCAAGGTCTCCGACGACGGCAAGACCTACGAGTACACCCTGCGTGACGGCCTGACCTGGGAGGACGGCAAGCCGATCACGTCCCAGGACATCAAGTACGGCATCGAGCGCGTCTGGGCGCAGGACGTCCTGTCCGGCGGCCCGGTCTACCTGAAGGACGTGCTCGACCCCAAGGGCGAGTACAAGGGTCCGTACAAGGACAAGGCCAAGGACAAGCTCGGCCTCAAGGCGATCGAGACGCCGGACGAGAAGACCATCATCTTCAAGCTGCCGGAGGCCAACTCCGACTTCGAGGAGATGCTCGCGCTGACCTCGGCGTCCCCGGTCCGCCAGGACAAGGACACCAAGGCCAAGTACGGTCTGCACCCGTTCTCCTCGGGCCCGTACAAGTTCGAGTCGTACAGCCCGGGCAAGAACCTGACCCTGGTGCGCAACGACAAGTGGAAGCAGTCCTCGGACCCGATCCGCAAGGCGTACCCGAACAAGATCACGATCCAGTTCTTCTCGGACGCCAACCAGCTCGACCAGCGTCTGCTCAACGGTGACCTGGACCTGGACGCGAACCAGACCGGCATGTCGCCGCAGGGCCGCACCACCGCCCTGAAGCAGCACAAGGGCAACCTGGACAACCCGGTCTCCGGCTACGTCCGCTACGCGGCCTTCCCGCAGAGCGTCAAGCCGTTCGACAACATCCACTGCCGCAAGGCCGTGATCATCGGTGCCGACCACGAGTCGCTGCAGACCGCCCGTGGCGGCCCGCTCGCGGGTGGCGACATCGGCACCAACATGCTCCCGCCGTCCGTCGCCGGTGCCGAGGGTCAGAAGTACGACCCGTACAACGCGGCCGGTGCGGACAAGAAGGGCAACGTCGCCAAGGCCAAGGAAGAGCTCAAGGCCTGTGGCAAGCCGAACGGCTTCTCCACCACGATCGCGGTGCGCAACAACAAGCCCGTCGAGGTGGCCACCGCCCAGTCCCTGCAGGCGTCGCTGAAGAAGATCGGCATCAAGACCGAGATCGACCAGTACGACGGCTCGCAGAGCAGCAGCGTCATCGGTTCGCCTTCGAACGTGAAGAAGAAGAACTACGGCATCATCATCATGGGCTGGGGTCCGGACTTCCCGACCGTCCAGGGCTACGGCATGCCGCTGTGGGACAGCAAGTACATCCTGTCGAGCGGTAACAACAACTACGCGCTCATCAAGGACAAGTCGATCGACGGCCTCTTCGACAAGTACGTCAAGACGCTCGACGACGCCGAGAAGGCCAAGATCTCCACGGAGATCAACCACAAGGTGATGGAGGGCGGCTACTACCTGCCCTTCGTCTTCGAGAAGTTCATCAACTTCCGTTCTTCTCGCCTGGCGAACGTCTACACGTCCGACGGCTACAGCGGCATGTACGACTTCGTCAACCTCGGTCTGAAGTCCGGCAACTGA
- a CDS encoding ABC transporter permease, whose protein sequence is MTAPLHEPTAEAAPSAAEEAAAASTGTKKVQGRSLGRIAWERLKRDKLALTGGVVVLVLILVALFAPLIAHLVGQDPDAYHEDLIDPLFGTPRGSLGGMSGEHLLGVEPVNGRDIFARIIFGARVSLLVGFLSALVAVVLGTVLGILAGFFGGWVDSLISRIMDGLLAFPQLLFTIALVAVMPNHLLGLTGSSVRVFVMILVIGFFGWPYIGRVVRGQTLSMREREYVEAARSLGAGRLYILFKELMPNLVAPIIVYTTMMIPTNILTEAALSFLGVGVKPPTSSWGQMLSSAVEYYESDPMYMIVPGVAIFITVLAFNLFGDGVRDALDPKASR, encoded by the coding sequence ATGACGGCACCACTGCATGAGCCGACCGCCGAGGCGGCCCCCAGCGCGGCCGAAGAGGCGGCGGCAGCGAGTACCGGTACCAAGAAGGTCCAGGGACGTTCGCTGGGCCGGATCGCCTGGGAGCGCCTCAAGCGGGACAAGCTGGCCCTCACCGGCGGTGTCGTCGTGCTGGTCCTCATCCTGGTCGCCTTGTTCGCGCCGCTGATCGCGCACCTCGTGGGCCAGGACCCGGACGCGTATCACGAGGACCTGATCGACCCGCTGTTCGGCACCCCCCGGGGTTCGCTCGGCGGCATGAGCGGGGAGCACCTGCTGGGCGTCGAGCCGGTCAACGGCCGCGACATCTTCGCCCGCATCATCTTCGGTGCCCGTGTCTCGCTCCTGGTCGGCTTCCTGTCCGCCCTGGTCGCGGTCGTCCTCGGCACGGTCCTCGGCATCCTGGCCGGCTTCTTCGGCGGCTGGGTCGACTCGCTGATCAGCCGGATCATGGACGGCCTGCTGGCCTTCCCGCAGCTGCTCTTCACGATCGCCCTGGTCGCGGTGATGCCCAACCACCTGCTGGGGCTGACCGGTTCGAGCGTCCGGGTCTTCGTGATGATCCTCGTCATCGGCTTCTTCGGATGGCCGTACATCGGACGTGTGGTCCGTGGTCAGACCCTTTCGATGAGGGAGCGTGAGTACGTCGAGGCCGCCCGCTCGCTGGGCGCCGGACGGCTCTACATCCTCTTCAAGGAACTGATGCCCAACCTGGTCGCGCCGATCATCGTCTACACCACGATGATGATCCCGACGAACATCCTGACCGAGGCGGCGCTGAGCTTCCTGGGTGTCGGCGTCAAGCCGCCCACCTCCTCGTGGGGGCAGATGCTCTCGAGCGCGGTCGAGTACTACGAGTCGGACCCGATGTACATGATCGTCCCCGGTGTGGCGATCTTCATCACGGTCCTGGCCTTCAACCTCTTCGGCGACGGCGTGCGGGACGCGCTGGACCCGAAGGCGTCCCGCTGA
- a CDS encoding enhanced serine sensitivity protein SseB C-terminal domain-containing protein, with the protein MSASGTAAAGQVEHMLRQVTPGRFDAYEALLQALADPASGQVWMLLWHGQAGSPDAQYGNMEVDGFSYAPCVTSAQELSASGWSRAYEVVGGVDAARTLYPDHYGLWLNPHAPGGGVGIPWLDLRRIAGGLDRQPAGPLRLSDPSIELPQFYAVLAQNAHRTTAIRSLRRAWVQPALGAPYLAIGLDVYDTSPASVDAVRGMMQQSITAVPEGLPVSTVAMSDEYDPVALWLRANARPFYDREAHAAPAAPAGGGGYGYPPPYGASY; encoded by the coding sequence GTGAGTGCGTCGGGCACGGCCGCGGCCGGACAGGTCGAGCACATGCTGCGCCAGGTGACCCCGGGGCGCTTCGACGCGTACGAGGCGCTCCTGCAGGCGCTCGCCGACCCGGCGTCCGGCCAGGTCTGGATGCTGCTCTGGCACGGCCAGGCCGGTTCCCCCGACGCCCAGTACGGGAACATGGAGGTCGACGGCTTCTCGTACGCCCCCTGCGTCACCTCCGCCCAGGAGCTCTCCGCCTCCGGCTGGTCGCGGGCCTACGAGGTGGTCGGCGGCGTCGACGCGGCCCGCACCCTGTACCCCGACCACTACGGCCTGTGGCTGAACCCGCACGCGCCCGGCGGCGGCGTCGGCATCCCCTGGCTCGACCTGCGGCGCATCGCGGGCGGCCTGGACCGGCAACCCGCGGGCCCGCTGCGTCTGTCCGACCCGTCGATCGAGCTCCCGCAGTTCTACGCGGTCCTCGCGCAGAACGCGCACCGCACGACCGCGATCCGCTCCCTGCGCCGCGCCTGGGTCCAGCCCGCGCTCGGCGCCCCGTACCTCGCCATCGGTCTCGACGTCTACGACACGTCCCCGGCCTCGGTGGACGCGGTGCGCGGGATGATGCAGCAGTCGATCACGGCGGTGCCCGAGGGCCTGCCGGTCTCCACCGTCGCGATGTCCGACGAGTACGACCCGGTCGCGCTGTGGCTGCGGGCGAACGCGCGGCCGTTCTACGACCGCGAGGCCCACGCCGCGCCCGCGGCTCCCGCCGGCGGTGGCGGCTACGGCTACCCGCCGCCGTACGGCGCCTCCTACTGA
- a CDS encoding enhanced serine sensitivity protein SseB: MEHPEIPDQQEPGREHPAGTGWPANELEEALAAAVGQPGEVTGPRIVEVLGRSHIWIPLPKGGTTASRDLDLPTLEIQGQAFVPVFTSEQQFMQVTGGRMDCTVAPAADFARGLPPQAGIVLNPDGAVGLPLPPPAVAELARSGRTPLDGPSTGGRVVLSEPDWQDDPVDFLTAVREEFEAAGTVLSARRCLATVEDAAPSLFVGVELSQWEGSARDVPLDALGRALGRAPLAWPVNLVFLDVTQDPVADWMRTHVRPFYVREG, from the coding sequence ATGGAGCACCCCGAGATCCCGGACCAGCAGGAACCCGGCCGAGAGCACCCCGCAGGGACCGGCTGGCCGGCGAACGAGCTGGAGGAGGCGCTCGCCGCGGCGGTGGGTCAGCCCGGCGAGGTCACGGGGCCGCGCATCGTCGAGGTGCTGGGCCGCAGCCACATATGGATCCCGCTCCCCAAGGGCGGCACCACGGCGAGCCGCGACCTCGACCTGCCCACCCTGGAGATCCAGGGTCAGGCCTTCGTCCCGGTCTTCACCTCCGAGCAGCAGTTCATGCAGGTCACGGGCGGCCGGATGGACTGCACCGTGGCCCCGGCCGCCGACTTCGCCCGCGGCCTGCCGCCCCAGGCGGGCATCGTCCTGAATCCGGACGGCGCGGTCGGCCTGCCGCTGCCCCCGCCCGCCGTGGCGGAGCTGGCCCGCAGCGGCCGCACCCCGCTGGACGGCCCGTCGACCGGCGGCCGCGTCGTGCTGTCCGAGCCGGACTGGCAGGACGACCCCGTGGACTTCCTGACCGCGGTCCGGGAGGAGTTCGAGGCGGCCGGCACCGTGCTCAGCGCCCGTCGCTGCCTGGCCACGGTCGAGGACGCCGCCCCGTCCCTGTTCGTCGGCGTCGAACTGAGCCAGTGGGAGGGCAGCGCCCGGGACGTCCCGCTGGACGCGCTGGGCCGCGCGCTGGGCCGCGCCCCGCTGGCCTGGCCGGTCAATCTGGTCTTCCTCGACGTGACCCAGGACCCGGTCGCCGACTGGATGCGGACGCACGTACGCCCGTTCTATGTGCGGGAAGGATGA
- a CDS encoding AAA family ATPase, with translation MTVHKAVAAAYATTGAAAAQRVRIPRQRSVRDLRGREGRTPRRIAFAAGDLVVLSGLPGSGKSTLMRRAVTVIGIDSQDTRERWAARVPRWVPYAVYRPLVRIAHYAGLRRAMRSGASVVVHDCGTQAWVRRWVTRTARRRGVSVHLLLLDVPEGTALAGQRDRGRGVSRYAFARHRRAVGSLVAEVERGVLPAGVASAVLLDRAATDVLGGIAFRG, from the coding sequence ATCACGGTGCACAAGGCAGTCGCGGCGGCGTACGCGACGACAGGGGCCGCGGCGGCGCAGCGGGTGCGGATACCGCGGCAGCGCTCGGTGCGGGATCTGCGGGGGCGGGAGGGCCGGACCCCGCGCCGGATCGCGTTCGCGGCGGGGGATCTCGTCGTGCTCTCGGGGCTGCCCGGCAGCGGAAAGTCCACGCTGATGCGGCGGGCCGTCACCGTGATCGGCATCGACTCCCAGGACACCCGTGAGCGCTGGGCCGCCCGGGTGCCGCGCTGGGTGCCGTACGCCGTGTACCGGCCGCTGGTGCGGATCGCGCACTACGCGGGGCTGCGGCGGGCCATGCGGTCCGGGGCCAGTGTCGTCGTGCACGACTGCGGGACGCAGGCGTGGGTGCGCAGGTGGGTGACGCGGACGGCACGCCGGCGCGGGGTCTCCGTTCATCTGCTGCTGCTCGACGTGCCGGAGGGGACGGCGCTCGCCGGTCAGCGGGACCGGGGGCGCGGCGTGTCCCGGTACGCCTTCGCCCGGCACCGGCGGGCCGTCGGGTCGCTCGTGGCCGAGGTCGAGCGCGGGGTCCTCCCGGCGGGGGTCGCGTCGGCGGTCCTCCTGGACCGGGCCGCGACGGATGTGCTCGGCGGGATCGCGTTCCGGGGGTGA
- the gcvT gene encoding glycine cleavage system aminomethyltransferase GcvT: MTRTTALDALHRSLGATMTDFAGWDMPLRYASERDEHNAVRTAAGLFDLSHMGEITVTGPQAVDLLNRALVGNIGSVGVGRARYTMICREDGGILDDLIVYRLGETEYMVVANAGNAQIVLDALTERAAGFDAEVRDDRDAYALIAVQGPNSPAIVKSVTDADLDGLKYYAGLPGTVAGVEALIARTGYTGEDGFELFVAPADAEKLWQALTEAGAEYGLVPCGLSCRDTLRLEAGMPLYGHELTTDLTPFDAGLGRVVKFEKTSHGDDFIGHDALKDAAAKAEANPPRKLVGLIAEGRRVPRAGMAVVADGQVVGEVTSGAPSPTLGKPIAIAYVDAAHAEPGTAGVGVDIRGTHEPYEVVALPFYKRQK, translated from the coding sequence ATGACCCGTACCACCGCCCTCGACGCCCTGCACCGTTCGCTGGGCGCCACGATGACCGACTTCGCCGGCTGGGACATGCCGCTGCGGTACGCCAGCGAGCGTGACGAGCACAACGCGGTGCGCACCGCGGCCGGCCTGTTCGACCTCTCCCACATGGGCGAGATCACGGTCACGGGCCCGCAGGCGGTCGACCTGCTCAACCGCGCGCTCGTCGGCAACATCGGCTCCGTCGGCGTCGGCCGCGCCCGCTACACGATGATCTGTCGCGAGGACGGCGGCATCCTCGACGACCTGATCGTCTACCGCCTCGGCGAGACCGAGTACATGGTCGTCGCCAACGCGGGCAACGCCCAGATCGTGCTCGACGCCCTCACCGAGCGCGCCGCCGGCTTCGACGCCGAGGTCCGCGACGACCGCGACGCGTACGCGCTGATCGCCGTGCAGGGTCCGAACTCCCCCGCCATCGTGAAGTCCGTCACGGACGCCGACCTGGACGGGCTCAAGTACTACGCGGGTCTGCCGGGCACGGTCGCCGGCGTCGAGGCCCTCATCGCGCGCACCGGCTACACGGGCGAGGACGGCTTCGAGCTGTTCGTCGCCCCGGCCGACGCCGAGAAGCTGTGGCAGGCGCTGACCGAGGCGGGCGCCGAGTACGGCCTGGTCCCCTGCGGCCTGTCCTGCCGCGACACGCTGCGCCTGGAGGCGGGCATGCCGCTGTACGGGCACGAGCTGACCACGGACCTCACCCCGTTCGACGCCGGTCTGGGCCGCGTCGTGAAGTTCGAGAAGACCTCGCACGGCGACGACTTCATCGGCCATGACGCGCTGAAGGACGCCGCCGCGAAGGCCGAGGCGAACCCGCCGCGCAAGCTCGTCGGCCTGATCGCCGAGGGCCGCCGGGTGCCGCGCGCCGGCATGGCCGTGGTCGCCGACGGCCAGGTCGTCGGCGAGGTCACCTCCGGCGCCCCGTCGCCCACCCTGGGCAAGCCGATCGCCATCGCCTACGTCGACGCGGCGCACGCCGAGCCCGGCACGGCCGGTGTCGGCGTGGACATCCGCGGCACGCACGAGCCGTACGAGGTCGTCGCGCTCCCGTTCTACAAGCGTCAGAAGTAG
- the gcvH gene encoding glycine cleavage system protein GcvH — protein sequence MSNPQQLRYSKEHEWLSAVEDGVATVGITEHAANALGDIVFAQLPEVGDTVTAGESCGELESTKSVSDLYSPVTGEVVAANQDVVDDPALVNSAPFEGGWLFKVRVSEEPSDLLTADEYTEFSGS from the coding sequence ATGAGCAACCCCCAGCAGCTGCGTTACAGCAAGGAGCACGAGTGGCTGTCGGCCGTCGAGGACGGCGTCGCCACGGTCGGTATCACGGAGCACGCGGCCAACGCGCTCGGTGACATCGTGTTCGCCCAGCTCCCCGAGGTCGGCGACACCGTCACCGCGGGCGAGAGCTGCGGCGAGCTGGAGTCCACCAAGTCGGTCTCCGACCTGTACTCCCCCGTCACCGGTGAGGTCGTCGCGGCCAACCAGGACGTCGTCGACGACCCGGCCCTGGTGAACTCGGCCCCCTTCGAGGGCGGCTGGCTGTTCAAGGTCCGCGTCTCCGAGGAGCCGTCCGACCTGCTCACCGCCGACGAGTACACCGAGTTCTCCGGGAGCTGA
- the glyA gene encoding serine hydroxymethyltransferase, with the protein MSVLNQSLHELDPDVAAAVDAELKRQQSTLEMIASENFAPVAVMEAQGSVLTNKYAEGYPGRRYYGGCEHVDVTEQIAIDRVKDLFGAEYANVQPHSGASANQAALFALAKPGDTILGLDLAHGGHLTHGMRLNFSGKQFDVVAYHVDDAGLVDMAEVERLAKEHRPKVIIAGWSAYPRQLDFAEFRRIADEVEAFLWVDMAHFAGLVAAGLHPNPVPYADVVTSTTHKTLGGPRGGIILAKKDFAKKLNSSVFPGFQGGPLEHVIAAKAVSFKVAASEDFKERQQRTIEGARILAERLTSEDARKHGVNVLSGGTDVHLVLVDLRESDLDGQQAEDRLHEVGITVNRNAVPNDPRPPMVTSGLRIGTPALATRGFDADDFREVADVIAEALKPSYDATALKARVTALADKHPLYPGL; encoded by the coding sequence ATGTCCGTACTGAACCAGTCCCTGCACGAGCTCGACCCGGACGTCGCCGCCGCTGTCGACGCCGAGCTGAAGCGTCAGCAGTCGACCCTGGAGATGATCGCGTCGGAGAACTTCGCTCCGGTCGCCGTCATGGAGGCCCAGGGCTCGGTCCTCACGAACAAGTACGCCGAGGGCTACCCCGGCCGCCGCTACTACGGCGGCTGCGAGCACGTGGATGTCACCGAGCAGATCGCGATCGACCGGGTCAAGGACCTGTTCGGCGCCGAGTACGCCAACGTGCAGCCGCACTCGGGTGCCTCGGCGAACCAGGCGGCCCTGTTCGCGCTGGCCAAGCCCGGTGACACGATCCTGGGTCTGGACCTCGCGCACGGCGGTCACCTCACCCACGGCATGCGCCTGAACTTCTCCGGCAAGCAGTTCGACGTGGTCGCCTACCACGTCGACGACGCCGGTCTGGTCGACATGGCCGAGGTCGAGCGCCTGGCCAAGGAGCACCGCCCGAAGGTGATCATCGCGGGCTGGTCGGCGTACCCGCGTCAGCTGGACTTCGCCGAGTTCCGCCGCATCGCCGACGAGGTCGAGGCGTTCCTGTGGGTCGACATGGCCCACTTCGCCGGTCTCGTCGCGGCCGGGCTGCACCCCAACCCGGTCCCCTACGCCGACGTCGTCACCTCCACGACGCACAAGACCCTCGGCGGTCCCCGCGGCGGCATCATCCTCGCCAAGAAGGACTTCGCGAAGAAGCTCAACTCGTCCGTCTTCCCGGGCTTCCAGGGCGGCCCCCTGGAGCACGTGATCGCGGCCAAGGCGGTCTCCTTCAAGGTCGCCGCGAGCGAGGACTTCAAGGAGCGTCAGCAGCGCACGATCGAGGGTGCCCGCATCCTCGCGGAGCGTCTGACCTCCGAGGACGCCCGCAAGCACGGCGTGAACGTGCTCTCCGGCGGCACCGACGTCCACCTGGTCCTCGTCGACCTGCGCGAGTCCGACCTGGACGGGCAGCAGGCCGAGGACCGCCTCCACGAGGTCGGCATCACGGTCAACCGGAACGCCGTTCCGAACGACCCGCGCCCGCCGATGGTCACCTCGGGTCTGCGCATCGGTACGCCGGCGCTGGCCACGCGCGGTTTCGACGCCGACGACTTCCGTGAGGTCGCCGACGTGATCGCCGAGGCCCTCAAGCCGTCCTACGACGCCACCGCGCTCAAGGCCCGCGTCACCGCGCTCGCCGACAAGCACCCGCTGTACCCCGGCCTGTAA
- a CDS encoding L-serine ammonia-lyase: MAISVFDLFSVGIGPSSSHTVGPMRAARMFARRLKNEGLLAHTASVRAELYGSLGATGHGHGTPKAVLLGLEGESPRTVDVEHADERVETIKESGRINLLGAHEIAFSFDDDLILHRRKALPYHANGMTLWARDADGTELLSKTYYSVGGGFVIDEDAVEGANPIVPDDTALKYPFRTGDELLRLTQETGLSIPALMLENEKAWRTEDEIRSGLLDIWRVMQACVSRGMAHEGILPGGLKVRRRAAGSARKLRAEGEPLAHAMEWITLYAMAVNEENAAGGRVVTAPTNGAAGIIPAVLHYYMNFVPGADEDGVVRFLLAAGAIGMLFKENASISGAEVGCQGEVGSACSMAAGALAEVLGGSPEQVENAAEIGMEHNLGLTCDPVGGLVQIPCIERNGMAAVKAVTAAKMAMRGDGSHKVSLDKVIKTMKETGADMSVKYKETARGGLAVNIIEC; the protein is encoded by the coding sequence GTGGCCATCTCGGTCTTCGACCTGTTCTCGGTCGGTATCGGCCCGTCCAGCTCCCACACGGTCGGCCCGATGCGCGCTGCCCGTATGTTCGCCCGGCGTCTGAAGAACGAGGGCCTGCTGGCCCACACCGCATCCGTGCGCGCCGAGCTGTACGGGTCCCTGGGCGCGACCGGTCACGGCCACGGCACCCCCAAGGCCGTCCTGCTCGGCCTGGAGGGCGAGTCCCCCCGCACCGTCGACGTCGAGCACGCCGACGAACGCGTCGAGACGATCAAGGAATCCGGGCGGATCAACCTGCTCGGTGCCCACGAGATCGCTTTCTCCTTCGACGACGACCTGATCCTGCACCGCCGCAAGGCCCTGCCCTACCACGCCAACGGCATGACCCTGTGGGCCCGCGACGCCGACGGCACCGAGCTGCTGTCGAAGACGTACTACTCGGTCGGCGGCGGCTTCGTCATCGACGAGGACGCGGTCGAGGGCGCGAACCCGATCGTGCCGGACGACACCGCGCTGAAGTACCCCTTCCGCACCGGCGACGAACTCCTGCGCCTGACCCAGGAGACCGGCCTGTCCATTCCGGCCCTGATGCTGGAGAACGAGAAGGCCTGGCGCACCGAGGACGAGATCCGCTCCGGGCTGCTCGACATCTGGCGTGTCATGCAGGCCTGCGTCTCGCGCGGCATGGCCCACGAGGGCATCCTCCCGGGCGGCCTGAAGGTCCGCCGGCGGGCGGCGGGCTCGGCCCGCAAGCTGCGCGCCGAGGGCGAGCCCCTCGCCCACGCCATGGAGTGGATCACCCTCTACGCGATGGCCGTGAACGAGGAGAACGCCGCCGGCGGCCGCGTCGTCACCGCCCCCACCAACGGCGCCGCCGGCATCATCCCGGCCGTCCTGCACTACTACATGAACTTCGTGCCCGGCGCGGACGAGGACGGCGTGGTCCGGTTCCTGCTCGCCGCGGGTGCGATCGGCATGCTGTTCAAGGAGAACGCCTCGATCTCCGGCGCCGAGGTCGGCTGCCAGGGCGAGGTCGGCTCCGCCTGCTCCATGGCCGCCGGCGCGCTCGCCGAGGTCCTGGGCGGGTCGCCGGAGCAGGTGGAGAACGCGGCCGAGATCGGCATGGAGCACAACCTGGGCCTGACCTGCGACCCGGTCGGCGGTCTCGTCCAGATCCCCTGCATCGAGCGCAACGGCATGGCCGCCGTCAAGGCCGTCACCGCCGCGAAGATGGCGATGCGCGGCGACGGCAGCCACAAGGTCTCCCTCGACAAGGTCATCAAGACCATGAAGGAGACCGGCGCCGACATGAGCGTCAAGTACAAGGAGACCGCCCGCGGCGGCCTCGCCGTCAACATCATCGAATGCTGA
- a CDS encoding aminopeptidase P family protein yields the protein MRTGWADTERRDLTADPQAPYAAVRRSELSARFPHERLVIPSGNLKVRSNDDTYPFRPHSAYVHMTGDQARDGALVLEPRADGGHDAYCYQLPRDSRTDDEFWSGYHAELWTGRRASLAEAERVLGLPCRDVRTAAADLAAGNGVPTRIVRGVDAALEAAVVTDAERDAELEEALSELRAVKDAWEIGEMRAVVDATVRGFTDVVSELSRAIATSERWIEGTFFRRARLEGNALGYSTVAAAGDHATIMHWSDNDGPVRPGDLLLLDAGVEGRTLYTADVTRTLPISGTFDAIQRTVYDAVYAAQEAGFAAVKPGAAYRDFHEAAQRHLAERLVDWGFIEGPADRAYELGLQRRFTMAGTGHMLGLDVHDCAQARTETYVDGVLEPGMVLTVEPGLYFQPDDLTVPEEWRGIGVRIEDDLLVTADGHENLSADLPRSADEVEEWMARFAG from the coding sequence ATGCGCACCGGCTGGGCGGACACCGAGCGGCGCGACCTCACCGCGGACCCGCAGGCCCCGTACGCGGCGGTGCGCCGGTCCGAGCTCTCGGCGCGCTTCCCGCACGAGCGGCTCGTGATCCCCTCCGGGAACCTGAAGGTCCGCTCGAACGACGACACCTACCCGTTCCGGCCCCACTCCGCCTACGTCCACATGACCGGCGACCAGGCCCGCGACGGCGCCCTCGTCCTCGAACCCCGCGCGGACGGCGGCCACGACGCCTACTGCTACCAGCTGCCCCGCGACAGCCGCACCGACGACGAGTTCTGGTCCGGCTACCACGCCGAACTGTGGACGGGCCGCCGCGCCTCCCTCGCCGAGGCGGAGCGCGTCCTCGGGCTGCCCTGCCGCGACGTGCGCACCGCCGCCGCCGACCTCGCCGCCGGCAACGGCGTGCCGACCCGCATCGTGCGCGGCGTCGACGCCGCCCTCGAGGCCGCCGTCGTCACCGATGCGGAGCGCGACGCCGAACTCGAAGAGGCTCTCTCCGAGCTGCGCGCCGTCAAGGACGCCTGGGAGATCGGCGAGATGCGGGCCGTCGTCGACGCCACCGTCCGCGGCTTCACCGACGTCGTCTCCGAGCTGTCCCGCGCGATCGCGACGTCCGAGCGCTGGATCGAGGGCACGTTCTTCCGCCGCGCCCGCCTGGAAGGCAACGCCCTCGGCTACAGCACCGTCGCCGCCGCCGGCGACCACGCCACGATCATGCACTGGTCCGACAACGACGGTCCCGTGCGCCCCGGCGACCTGCTGCTCCTCGACGCCGGCGTCGAGGGCCGCACCCTCTACACCGCCGACGTCACCCGCACCCTCCCGATCAGCGGCACCTTCGACGCCATCCAGCGCACGGTCTACGACGCCGTGTACGCGGCGCAGGAGGCGGGCTTCGCGGCCGTCAAGCCGGGCGCCGCCTACCGCGACTTCCACGAGGCGGCCCAGCGCCACCTCGCCGAGCGGCTCGTCGACTGGGGCTTCATCGAGGGCCCGGCCGACCGCGCCTACGAGCTCGGGCTCCAGCGCCGCTTCACGATGGCCGGAACCGGCCACATGCTGGGCCTGGACGTCCACGACTGCGCCCAGGCCCGCACCGAGACCTACGTCGACGGCGTCCTCGAACCCGGCATGGTCCTCACCGTCGAACCGGGCCTCTACTTCCAGCCCGACGACCTGACCGTCCCCGAGGAGTGGCGCGGCATCGGCGTCCGCATCGAGGACGACCTCCTCGTCACCGCCGACGGCCACGAGAACCTGTCCGCCGACCTGCCGCGCTCGGCGGACGAGGTCGAGGAGTGGATGGCCCGCTTCGCCGGCTGA